One genomic segment of Odocoileus virginianus isolate 20LAN1187 ecotype Illinois chromosome X, Ovbor_1.2, whole genome shotgun sequence includes these proteins:
- the UBA1 gene encoding ubiquitin-like modifier-activating enzyme 1 encodes MSSSPLSKKRRVSGPDPKPGSNCSSAHSVLSEVPSVPTNGMAKNGSDADIDEGLYSRQLYVLGHEAMKRLQTSSVLVSGLRGLGVEIAKNIILGGVKAVTLHDQGTAQWADLSSQFYLQEEDIGKNRAEVSQPRLAELNSYVPVSAYTGPLVEDFLSDFQVVVLTNSPLEDQLRVGEFCHSHGIKLVVADTRGLFGQLFCDFGEEMILTDSNGEQPLSAMVSMVTKDNPGVVTCLDEARHGFESGDFVSFSEVQGMIELNGSQPMEIKVLGPYTFSICDTSNFSDYIRGGIVSQVKVPKKISFKSLPASLAEPDFVMTDFAKYSRPAQLHIGFQALHQFCAQHGRSPRPHNEEDAAELVTIAQAVNTRSLPAVQQNSLDEDLIRKLAYVAAGDLAPINAFIGGLAAQEVMKACSGKFMPIMQWLYFDALECLPEDKEALTEDKCLPRQNRYDGQVAVFGSELQERLGKQKYFLVGAGAIGCELLKNFAMIGLGCAEDGKIVVTDMDTIEKSNLNRQFLFRPWDVTKLKSETAAAAVRQMNPHIRVTSHQNRVGPDTERIYDDDFFQNLDGVTNALDNVDARMYMDRRCVYYRKPLLESGTLGTKGNVQVVIPFLTESYNSSQDPPEKSIPICTLKNFPNAIEHTLQWARDEFEGLFKQPAENVNQYLTDPKFVDRTLRLAGTQPLEVLEAVQRSLVLQRPQTWADCVTWACHHWHTQYSNNIRQLLHNFPPDQLTSSGAPFWSGPKRCPHPLTFDVSNPLHLDYVIAAANLFAQTYGMMGSQDRAAVATLLQSVQVPEFTPKSGVKIHVSDQELQSANASVDDSRLEELKATLPSPEKLPGFKMYPIDFEKDDDTNFHMDFIVAASNLRAENYDIPPADRHKSKLIAGKIIPAIATTTAAVVGLVCLELYKVVQGHRQLNSYKNGFLNLALPFFGFSEPLAAPRHQYYNQEWTLWDRFEVQGLQPNGEEMTLKQFLDYFKTEHKLEITMLSQGVSMLYSFFMPAAKLKERLDQPMTEIVSRVSKRKLGRHVRALVLELCCNDESGEDVEVPYVRYTIR; translated from the exons ATGTCCAGCTCGCCGCTGTCCAAGAAACGTCGCGTGTCCGGGCCTGATCCAAAGCCGGGTTCTAACTGTTCCTCTGCCCACTCCGTATTGTCTGAAGTGCCCTCGGTGCCAACTAAC GGAATGGCGAAAAATGGCAGTGACGCAGACATAGATGAAGGCCTTTACTCCCGGCAGCT GTATGTGTTGGGCCATGAGGCAATGAAGCGGCTTCAGACCTCCAGTGTACTGGTATCAGGCCTTCGGGGCCTGGGCGTGGAGATTGCCAAGAACATCATCCTCGGTGGGGTCAAGGCTGTCACCCTGCATGACCAGGGCACTGCCCAGTGGGCCGACCTCTCCTCCCAG TTCTACCTGCAGGAAGAAGACATAGGAAAAAACCGAGCTGAGGTCTCCCAGCCCCGCCTCGCTGAGCTCAACAGCTACGTGCCTGTCAGCGCCTACACTGGGCCCCTTGTGGAGGACTTTCTCAGTGACTTCCAG GTGGTGGTCCTCACTAACAGCCCCCTGGAGGACCAGCTGCGGGTGGGTGAGTTCTGTCACAGCCATGGCATCAAGCTGGTGGTGGCAGACACCCGGGGCCTGTTCGG GCAGCtcttctgtgattttggagaGGAAATGATCCTCACTGATTCCAATGGGGAGCAGCCGCTCAGTGCTATGGTTTCTATGGTCACCAAG GACAACCCCGGTGTGGTTACCTGTCTGGATGAGGCCCGCCATGGATTTGAGAGTGGTGACTTCGTCTCCTTTTCGGAAGTACAGGGCATGATTGAACTCAATGGAAGTCAGCCCATGGAAATCAAAGTCCTGG GTCCTTACACCTTTAGCATCTGTGACACCTCCAACTTCTCTGACTACATCCGTGGAGGCATCGTCAGCCAGGTCAAAGTACCCAAGAAGATCAGCTTT AAATCCTTGCCAGCCTCCCTAGCAGAGCCTGACTTTGTGATGACAGACTTCGCCAAGTATTCCCGCCCTGCCCAGCTACACATTGGCTTCCAGGCCCTGCACCAGTTCTGTGCTCAGCATGGCCGGTCCCCTCGGCCCCACAATGAG GAGGATGCAGCAGAGCTGGTGACCATAGCCCAGGCTGTGAACACTCGAtccctgcctgcagtgcagcagaacAGCCTGGATGAGGACCTCATCCGGAAGCTAGCATATGTGGCTGCTGGTGACCTGGCTCCCATAAACGCCTTCATTGGTGGCCTTGCTGCCCAGGAGGTCATGAAG GCTTGCTCTGGAAAGTTTATGCCCATCATGCAGTGGCTGTACTTTGATGCCCTTGAGTGTCTCCCTGAGGACAAAGAGGCCCTCACGGAGGACAAGTGCCTCCCG CGCCAGAACCGTTATGATGGTCAGGTGGCTGTATTTGGCTCAGAGCTGCAGGAGAGGTTGGGCAAGCAGAAGTACTTCCTG GTGGGTGCAGGGGCCATTGGCTGTGAACTGCTCAAGAACTTTGCCATGATTGGGCTGGGCTGTGCAGAAGATGGCAAAATTGTCGTCACAGACATGGACACCATTGAGAAATCAAATCTGAACAGACAGTTTCTCTTCCGGCCCTGGGATGTCACT AAATTAAAGTCTGAAACAGCTGCTGCAGCTGTGCGCCAGATGAATCCTCATATCCGAGTGACAAGCCACCAGAACCGTGTAGGTCCTGACACTGAGCGCATCTATGACGATGATTTCTTCCAAAACCTGGATGGTGTAACCAATGCCCTGGATAATGTGGATGCCC gcatGTACATGGACCGCCGCTGCGTGTACTACCGTAAGCCACTGCTGGAGTCGGGCACACTGGGCACCAAGGGCAACGTGCAGGTGGTGATCCCCTTCCTAACAGAATCTTACAACTCCAGCCAGGACCCGCCTGAAAAGTCCATCCCCATCTGCACACTGAAGAACTTCCCCAATGCCATCGAGCACACCCTGCAG TGGGCTAGAGATGAGTTTGAAGGCCTCTTCAAGCAGCCGGCTGAAAATGTCAACCAGTACCTCAC AGACCCCAAGTTTGTGGATCGGACCTTGCGACTGGCAGGGACCCAACCCCTGGAAGTGCTGGAGGCTGTGCAGCGCAGTCTCGTGCTGCAGCGGCCACAGACCTGGGCTGACTGTGTGACCTGGGCCTGCCACCACTGGCACACGCAGTATTCTAACAACATCCGGCAGCTGCTACACAACTTCCCTCCCGATCAG CTTACAAGCTCAGGAGCTCCGTTCTGGTCTGGGCCCAAACGCTGTCCACACCCGCTCACCTTTGATGTTAGCAAC CCCCTGCATCTGGACTACGTGATAGCTGCTGCCAACCTGTTTGCCCAGACCTATGGGATGATGGGCTCTCAGGACCGAGCTGCTGTGGCCACGCTCCTACAGTCTGTGCAGGTCCCCGAATTCACCCCCAAGTCTGGAGTCAAGATCCATGTCTCTGACCAGGAGCTGCAGAGCGCCAATGCCTCTGTGG ATGACAGCCGTTTGGAAGAGCTCAAGGCTACGCTGCCCAGTCCCGAAAAGCTCCCTGGGTTCAAGATGTACCCTATTGACTTTGAGAAG GATGATGACACCAACTTCCATATGGATTTCATCGTGGCCGCATCCAACCTCCGGGCAGAGAACTATGACATTCCCCCTGCAGACCGGCATAAG AGCAAGCTGATTGCAGGAAAGATCATCCCAGCCATTGCCACAACCACAGCAGCCGTGGTTGGCCTTGTGTGTTTAGAGCTGTACAAGGTGGTACAGGGGCACCGACAGCTCAACTCCTACAAGAATGGTTTCCTTAACTTGGCCCTGCCCTTTTTTGGCTTCTCCGAGCCCCTCGCAGCACCTCGTCACCAG TACTATAACCAAGAGTGGACGTTGTGGGATCGCTTTGAGGTACAGGGTTTGCAGCCTAACGGTGAGGAGATGACCCTCAAACAGTTCCTCGACTACTTCAAG ACGGAACATAAGTTGGAGATCACTATGCTGTCCCAGGGCGTGTCTATGCTCTACTCTTTCTTCATGCCAGCTGCCAAGCTCAAGGAACGATTGGATCAGCC GATGACCGAGATTGTAAGCCGTGTGTCGAAACGAAAGCTTGGCCGCCATGTGCGAGCACTGGTGCTTGAACTGTGCTGTAACGATGAGAGCGGCGAGGATGTTGAGGTCCCCTATGTACGATACACCATCCGCTGA
- the LOC110139055 gene encoding dynein light chain 1, cytoplasmic-like produces MCDQKAVIKNAGMSEEIQQDLVECALEKYNIEKDIVAHIKKEFDKYNPTWHCIMGRNFGSYVTHETKHFIYFYLGQVAILVFKSG; encoded by the coding sequence ATGTGTGACCAAAAGGCTGTAATCAAGAATGCTGGTATGTCGGAGGAGATACAACAGGACTTGGTGGAGTGTGCATTGGAGAAGTATAATATAGAGAAGGACATTGTGGCCCATATCAAGAAGGAGTTTGACAAGTACAACCCCACCTGGCACTGCATCATGGGGAGGAACTTCGGTAGTTATGTGACGCATGAAACCAAACACTTCATCTACTTCTACCTGGGCCAAGTGGCCATTCTTGTGTTCAAATCTGGTTAA